The following nucleotide sequence is from Triticum dicoccoides isolate Atlit2015 ecotype Zavitan chromosome 7B, WEW_v2.0, whole genome shotgun sequence.
GCGAGCCTCCTGCAGCGGACCGCCCTCGCGGCAGCCGGCACCGGCcagacatcgtcgtcgtcgtcgtcgtcactaCCTCAGCAGCAGGAGCAGACGGCGCCCGTGATGGCGGTGAACTCGGACATGGTGGTCATCCTGGCGTCGCTCCTGTGCGCGCTAGTCTGCGTCCTTGGCCTCGCCCTCGTCTCCCGGTGCGCATGCCGGCGACGCCGCTCCGCCTCATCCTCCAACACTTCCCCTCCTCCGCCCAAGGGCCTCAAGAAGAAGGCCATCGACGCGCTTCCTACCGTCTCCTTCGCCGCCACCGCTTCTCCGACGCCAGCGGCTTGCTCATCCTCTGAGTGCGCGATCTGCCTGGCAGATTTCACGGAAGGGGAGGGCCTGCGGGTGCTCCCGAGGTGCGGCCACCACTTCCATGTTGGATGCGTCGATGCCTGGCTCCGGACCTGCGCCACATGCCCCTCCTGCCGTGCACCCATCATCGTTTCCGCGCCCGTGCAGCCGCCCGCGACACCCACGGTGGTGGTTGTAGTGGCGGCAAACAACAGGTGCGGGAGGTGCGGCGAGGTGGCGGCACCGGCTGGTGGTGAAGATTGCACGGTCTtgccttaattaattaatttatgtttccttttcttttattttgctagttaggctaaggccctgtttggttcataactcTTAGGACTTTtcttagtcccaacttataagtcacaagtccctaaaaagtccctacatGTTTGGTTCCTGAGACTTAACATGGACTAGAAGactatattacaactataagtccctataagttcctccttgagagtcttatttcataagtcccaaatgctcactttaagtccctataagtccctcctgtttggtttagatgggacttataggaacttttttaagtccctaaaccaataagtccctggaaacaaacaccctctaagtaAGTCATTAAGACGTCTTAAATACTTGTGTATTTATTATCATTTTGTTTAGTTCTTCTGTTGTTTTTGTAGCTAAGTAGCCTGTTCGGCGATCCAATGCATTGGAATACTTCAATTTTGTAGCTTGGCTGTAAAGTGTATACACTTTTATTCATTGTTTAATACCAATGTGATGAAGTAAAGGGTGTATATGTTCTAAATAAAAACCAAAACGTGTTTGTGTAAAGTTATCCTTTATGCGACAGCCATCTCTTTCTTGGTAATACTACCTCTAcaccaaaatataagatgtttttgtagGCTAATATAACCTACAAAAACAGCTTATATTTTGATACCGAGGGAGTATTGAATAAATCATTGGGCATAAATCAAGTGTGACAATAGCTTTACATTAGTCTGTGTGGGCAGGAGCGGAAAGGAATCAATTGTTTGTTGTCAATTCTTTTGTTTTCATCTGGACCCTGACCGCATGCAGCCAATTAAGCTTTTAGCCTCCATCAGAATCAATTCCTCCATTGATTAAAGCAAACAGGCACAATACCAGCTCgactgatggagatcatggtgccaaGTGTAAAAGAATAGCCAGCAATGTGGATGCCATCTCTATCTACGTGGCagctttatactccctccgttccaaaatagatgactcaattttatattgactttaatacaaagttgtgtcatctattttgaaacggagagagTATATACTTTGGGAAGAAAAGAAATTCTACGCCCGATAATGATCCGCCAGACCAGGAGTCCTCAGTCCCCAAGAGTTGAATAGCACAAGCTCGGTGTTGACCAGGTTACCACACACTAGGACGGTGATGTGTCTGTATGCCATTTATTCTCTACAACACACATACATGggaacacgcacacgcacacgccccAAATTGATACctaaagaagttcaaccaaaacTCTAAACAGTGCCTTGCTGGAGAGAAAAACTGAGTAAACGTTGATTTATAGCTTTCCACCTCTCGATGCTAAGAAGGCTACTCGAGAGGAGGGGTGCCAAGGAAATGCTTGCCAAAGACTATACAAGTTGGTGGCGGGCTTCTACACAATAACATAGTAGATGAACAACACAATCATGGGCATATATGTGgaaaaccatgaaaacataaacctTTGGGCAAAGGTGGTTGGCCAAATAACGTTGGGGATAAGAAGATGCTTATACATCTGCTCTTATCCAAATATCTTTCCACTTGGCCGGCTTTCATGAGGCCTTTATGTGTAGTGTACTATCGTGCCTCAAAGTTTCTCCCTTTCCCCGCCAGAGATTAATCATGTGGTGACTGAAATGACTATTGTTGGTTGGGTGCTGGGGANNNNNNNNNNNNNNNNNNNNNNNNNNNNNNNNNNNNNNNNNNNNNNNNNNNNNNNNNNNNNNNNNNNNNNNNNNNNNNNNNNNNNNNNNNNNNNNNNNNNNNNNNNNNNNNNNNNNNNNNNNNNNNNNNNNNNNNNNNNNNNNNNNNNNNNNNNNNNNNNNNNNNNNNNNNNNNNNNNNNNNNNNNNNNNNNNNNNNNNNNNNNNNNNNNNNNNNNNNNNNNNNNNNNNNNNNNNNNNNNNNNNNNNNNNNNNNNNNNNNNNNNNNNNNNNNNNNNNNNNNNNNNNNNNNNNNNNNNNNNNNNNNNNNNNNNNNNNNNNNNNNNNNNNNNNNNNNNNNNNNNNNNNNNNNNNNNNNNNNNNNNNNNNNNNNNNNNNNNNNNNNNNNNNNNNNNNNNNNNNNNNNNNNNNNNNNNNNNNNNNNNNNNNNNNNNNNNNNNNNNNNNNNNNNNNNNNNNNNNNNNNNNNNNNNNNNNNNNNNNNNNNNNNNNNNNNNNNNNNNNNNNNNNNNNNNNNNNNNNNNNNNNNNNNNNNNNNNNNNNNNNNNNNNNNNNNNNNNNNNNNNNNNNNNNNNNNNNNNNNNNNNNNNNNNNNNNNNNNNNNNNNNNNNNNNNNNNNNNNNNNNNNNNNNNNNNNNNNNNNNNNNNNNNNNNNNNNNNNNNNNNNTTTTTGTGCTATTTGTGTTATCCTCTTGCATACGAACTCCATGTTAACTTATATTTTGTCAACATATTAACTCGAAACTTGAGATTTTCAATGCAGACGTCCGAACAATAATAAACTTCTAAGTGGCGAGTGTGAGTAGTTGTTCTGGTGCACACCATACATATGTGCGACATACATGCATGTCGGATCACATGCAATCGCACTAGCTAAATGAAAATGAATGCACAATAGATAAGAGCATATAGTGCGGGTAGCCGGCCGGGGAGAGCGGCCGGCATCATTGACTCAATTAGTTGACTAAATAATTACCCATGTCCGGAAAGACAACTTACCCTATTACAGGGGATGGATAATATGCATTATATCCATCACCCACGGTAGACATATAGTCGCTGCCTTCCACTACATGATATGCTTTGTTAAGTTAATCACACACCAATCATGTATCCCATGATCCATCGAGAAAACACTTATTAAATAATATTTAATTACATGATGCACAGATTAAAAAAATGACCAGTTGAGTCAAAAGCGCTAGCTTGTGTTCTCCATTTGCTTCGATCTTAGCAGCCAACGTTGAAAATGGCGACCGACGCCGAAAAAGATGAATGAAAAGAGGTCGATCGATTGGCAGAGATAATTGAGATTAAGTTAAGTATGTATTTTTTTCTTAAGAAGCTCTACATACTTGACTCCGTCGATCACTTTAGTGAGCTGTCCTGTATACTATACTTACTAACTATGGTGGTGTTcggttctctagtcctaggactttttctagtccctgagACTTTTTAAAAAAGTCTCTCAAGAAGGTGCTTCTAAGGACTGTTAGTAAAATGTCCCAAAAAAGTCACACCTTGTTTGGTTTGCTAGGGATTTTTTCTAGTCccaacacaaaaaagtccctggaaccAAACACGGGCGAAATCACTATTCTGACCTTTTCGGTAATCTTTGTCACAAACTAAActcgacatgaaagtatttcaTGATCTGACCCTTTTAGAAACGGCACAAACCGCGGCGTTTCTGCTCCATATAGAAACGCCGAGCTATCTAGCGTTTCTGCTCCACATGAAAACGCCGACATATCTCGCGTTTCTTCTCCACATGGAAACGCTGACCGCTTGGCGTTTCTGTCCTATATGAAAACGCCATTGCCTTTGGCGTTTCATATGTGGCAGCAGGTGATCGTCTGGACTGGAGGGGAGGATGGGATTGAGCAGCGGCAGCAGGTGatcgcctggccggcccagctcaggtcgatgtcgccgtcgtcgtcgtggCGCGCGGCGGCAACTTTTCTCCTTGCCCGGCCGCACTGTCGCTGACACCGCGCGCGCACGCTAGCTCCATCTCGCATGCATGCAGCCAGCTGCCAGTTGTGTACGTCCGTGGATAGAGCTAGACGCCGCTGCTGGCTGCACGAATTCATCCTTCACGTGCTCTTgccgcctctctccctcgctctgtcGCCCAGCCCAGCAGGCAACAGCTAGCAGGTCGGCCGGCCATGCATGTCTATCCAGCGAGCTGTGCGCTGCTCTCCCTATCTATCTACTGATGTTCTGTGAACTCCTTTTCTCTAGGTGTGGGCATGTGGATGGTCTCGTTTCCACGAGAGGGTGCAGTGCAACAGTGCACTATGGAGTACTACTACATATAGAACGCCAAAGGCAATGGCGTTTTCATATAGGACAGAAACGCCAAAGCGGTTGGCGTTTCCATGTGGAGAAGAAACGCGAGATACCTCGGCGTTCTTATGTGGAGCAGCAACGCTAGATAGCTCGGCGTTTCTATGTGGAGCGGAAACGCCGCAGTTTATGGCGTTTTtaaaagggtcagatcgtgaaatactttcatgtcgagTTTAGTTTGTGACAAAGATCGCCGAGAAGGTCAGAACAGTGATTTCGGCCAACCAAACACCCCCTATATATGCACAAACTAGTTAGCCTACTTTGAAACGGAATAGACAACCCATGGGTGCATGCATGTGATGCTACACTAGTACTTATTCTCTCCCCCGAGGCCTTTCCCCCTACCTCTCTCCCCCAGGAGGCGGCGCCGCGCCGCCCCCGGGAGTCACCGTCCACACCGCCCTCAGCCCTCCCCCTCCATCGCCTCCCACTACCACCGACGTCGCTGAGGACGCCGCGGGGCGAAGCCCCTATGGTGAGGCAGCAGCGGCGCCGCCGTCCTCAGCCGGCGGTAACGCGTGGGGGCAGCAGCgtccatctccctcctcctccaacggcAGTGCGCAGCGGGTTGGCGGCCAGGAGATCTCCGGCGGCctacgccgttaccttgatgaaggaatCGTCAAGCAACTATGGTCAACCTGCTCGTGCCACTCCAGGAGAAATCCTAAGATCACCGGATCAAACGATGGCGGCGTTGTGGCGTCGTGTTCCCTCTTGGGGGCATCGTTTGTGGAGCGGCGCCGGATGGAAGAGGCGTGGGGTGGTGTGGCGTGCCTTCTCTCGCGTCGACGACGGCGGGTCTCGgtggcatggagcagcggggtctagGTGTTGGACGTGGCGTGATGGCCTCGTGCAGGGCGATGGCCCTGTGTGGTGCCATGGTGGCAACAGCTAACTTGGCAAGGTCTTTGCGTCAGTACCTGCTCCGAAGATGGTTAGGTGGATGACAACGGCGGTAGCCTCGGTGAGTGCGCCAGACCGGTGTGTGACCCATTCCCGGCATGTGACTGGGATGGGGCATCCGGCATTAGATGTTAGgttttggtgcgatgtctgtttggtattaggctcggacattcggtgtcgcctagatggtggcttcaggcttactgATGTAATGCTTTGTAAGGTCtccgagaataattaataaaatggctgcatccatcgcctagatgcagaggcctgggtaatccttcttttctaaaataaaaatgtgtgcatgcatCTCAAAGTAATTGGGAAAAACTGTTAAGCTTTCCTTGTGCAAGGGGAAGAAACTAATTGTGCCAAACAAACGAGTGTTTTCACCCATTAAGATATTATGTCTTTCCCTAACTATGAAATAAGATAAGATGATGATGGTTAACTATATAATTTTCTTTTCCTTCCATCTAAACTCCTTTTCTTCGATCCCCATGCAGCCAGATAAATGTAATTCTTGGTAGATAGGTACTGTGAGATGCACTAATCGCTGACGGAATCGATTATGTATATCATAATGATATATTCTGAACACTTTGAGCATTTTCATGTGACCATTGTCTTGGCACTTCAATTTCGCTTTTAGAAAGTACATTTAAAAGGTAATAATAAGTGCGCCCTCTAtaatttgtcacacatgcactaccACTTGACTTACTTGTCACACAATATTGTCACTACCTTATGCTTTTGTTTATCTTTCTCATTTCTGATAACAATCTTGACTATAGCATGTACTTCTCCACGCGGAGCAATACTAACTAAAAAAGATGCATAGTTAACTTGTCACAAGTGTGAGTACAATATGAGAAAGTGGAAGGACCAGTAGCAGTGCCTGCCACTACCATGTGGGCCCAGTCCTACTTGTCAGTGGACACATCTTTGCTTCCGCGCCGCCTTTTCTTATCCAAATTTCATCTATCTCTTATTTTTTGATGATTTGTTTCATGCATCGGAAACTTTTAAAAGCAGTAAAGAAATATGCAACTTGGGGAATTTAATCAAGATTACGTGAAAATTCAGCTAGACTAGCCACCCCTTTCACAGATTCACTTTACAGTAAGAAGAAAGTTGGCGCCATAGTTTCTTCTCCGGAACAAATGAAAGCGCAAGTCAAAAGTATAGATTGAATTAATTGTGTCCCATCTTTTCACACACTCTATCGTTGTGGTTGGCCTCTAATTAGATGAATAGTATTACCACTCCTACCACTCACTCCCTACAATGTCAGTACTCACCAGATTCTACCGATTACTTTCCAAATAGGAAACATGCCACGTGTGCAGGAAAGCATCCAATAGTGGCATGCATGCAGTGATCATACATGCGTCTGCCACTACCGCAtgattattttgactataagcgtgtatCTAGTATAGACGGTGGCTTCGTGGAACCCAACTGAAGGAAGAGATAATGTTTGATGCCATACGAACCTGGCTTAGGATAGGAGGGGGAATAAGCTATGGGtcactcctccattccaaaatgaaTAGATCATAAAGGAGGATGGGTTCTATTTTGAACTAGACaggaggtggaggctagaggaagaagagaagtgtgccttcgtggtaaggaagaggataaaaaagaCGATGTCATCTATCGCGACAAGTTTCCCGAGGCATTGGAAAAGAAGACCGGCGTAGAGAATCGCTGGCGTGCTTTCTCCCTCTACCGTTTTGCTGACATAGAAGTCATCGTTGACTTGACTATTTACAATTCCATCTCAAACCTATCTACGACCCTAACCTTCGCTTTCAATACTGACACA
It contains:
- the LOC119340087 gene encoding probable E3 ubiquitin-protein ligase ATL44; translated protein: MRAPASLLQRTALAAAGTGQTSSSSSSSLPQQQEQTAPVMAVNSDMVVILASLLCALVCVLGLALVSRCACRRRRSASSSNTSPPPPKGLKKKAIDALPTVSFAATASPTPAACSSSECAICLADFTEGEGLRVLPRCGHHFHVGCVDAWLRTCATCPSCRAPIIVSAPVQPPATPTVVVVVAANNRCGRCGEVAAPAGGEDCTVLP